Proteins co-encoded in one Carassius gibelio isolate Cgi1373 ecotype wild population from Czech Republic chromosome A15, carGib1.2-hapl.c, whole genome shotgun sequence genomic window:
- the LOC128028807 gene encoding homeobox protein Meis2-like, translating to MAQRYDELAHYGGMDGVGMYGDPHAPRPLPQVHHLNHGPPLHASQHYGTHAPHPNVMPTSMGSAVNDVLKRDKDQIYGHPLFPLLALVFEKCELATCTPREPGVAGGDVCSSDSFNEDIAVFAKQVRAEKPLFSSNPELDNLMIQAIQVLRFHLLELEKVHELCDNFCHRYISCLKGKMPIDLVIDERDGSSKSDHEDISGSSTNLADHNPASWRDHDDATSTHSAGTPGPSSGGHASQSGDNSSEQGGSCNVPVLSSCY from the exons ATGGCGCAAAGG TACGATGAGTTGGCTCATTACGGCGGCATGGACGGGGTCGGTATGTACGGGGATCCTCACGCGCCTCGGCCGCTGCCGCAGGTCCATCATCTGAACCACGGACCGCCGCTCCACGCCAGCCAGCACTACGGCACACATGCCCCCCATCCCAATGTCATGCCCACCAGCATGGGCTCGGCTGTCAACGACGTGTTAAAGAGGGATAAAGATCAAATTTACGG TCATCCTCTGTTTCCTCTGCTGGCTCTGGTCTTTGAGAAGTGTGAGCTGGCCACATGCACTCCTCGCGAGCCCGGGGTCGCTGGGGGAGATGTGTGCTCCTCAGACTCCTTCAACGAGGACATCGCTGTCTTCGCCAAACAG gtccgcgcagaaaaacctttattttcttCGAATCCAGAATTGGATAATTTG ATGATACAAGCCATACAAGTATTACGGTTTCATCTTTTGGAGCTAGAAAAG GTGCACGAACTCTGCGATAATTTCTGCCATCGGtacatcagctgtttgaaaggaAAAATGCCCATAGATTTAGTGATTGATGAACGGGATGGCAGCTCAAAATCAGACCACGAGGACATCTCGGGATCTTCCACGAACTTAGCCGATCAT AACCCAGCGTCCTGGAGAGATCACGATGATGCCACATCCACACACTCGGCCGGCACGCCAGGACCTTCCAGCGGAGGACACGCGTCACAGAGCGGAGACAACAGCAGCGAGCAAGGTGGGTCCTGTAACGTTCCTGTGCTTTCATCATGCTACTGA